Proteins encoded together in one Impatiens glandulifera chromosome 1, dImpGla2.1, whole genome shotgun sequence window:
- the LOC124922288 gene encoding cyclin-D3-1-like, whose amino-acid sequence MMVSHLPDLQSKNSMFSLYCEERLVDEKEEQDAGKGIRPFHDGGRKKKPELFVFGHDLHWETDELESLMSRERDVHLGVTDLSSDESIMEARREAVEWIMRVSSHYSFASLTILLAVMYYDRFILSVKFQRDMPWMNHLTAVACLSLAAKMEEPRVPLLLDLQVEEFKYVFEAKTVQRMELLVLSSLKWKMNLVTPITFIEHIVRRLRWKSLLNRHFFDSCETLIVSLIFDSWSVSYLPSVMASAVMLQVAKEVDPLRVLDFEKEIMDILKTNKGKVDDCGKLIRVPLSLNLRKRKYNPIPSSPSCVITSCFSSNDSSNDSWTVASSETTTMKKNRADEEMK is encoded by the exons atgatGGTTTCCCATCTACCAGACCTTCAATCAAAAAACTCAATGTTTTCCCTCTACTGTGAAGAACGATTAGTcgatgaaaaagaagaacaaGACGCCGGAAAAGGGATCCGCCCCTTTCACGACGGCGGCCGGAAGAAGAAGCCAGAACTTTTTGTTTTTGGACATGATTTGCATTGGGAAACAGACGAGCTCGAGTCTCTGATGTCTAGGGAAAGAGACGTACATTTGGGTGTTACTGATTTGAGCTCAGATGAATCGATAATGGAAGCAAGAAGGGAGGCTGTTGAATGGATAATGAGGGTCAGTAGTCATTACAGTTTCGCTTCATTAACCATTCTTTTAGCTGTTATGTACTACGATAGATTCATCTTGAGCGTTAAATTCCAAAGAGATATGCCATGGATGAATCATTTAACAGCCGTCGCTTGTCTCTCTTTGGCTGCCAAAATGGAAGAACCGCGTGTTCCCCTCCTCTTAGACCTGCaa gTGGAGGAATTCAAATATGTATTTGAAGCCAAAACAGTTCAAAGGATGGAACTTCTGGTGCTTTCTAGCCTCAAGTGGAAGATGAACCTTGTCACCCCAATTACCTTTATTGAACACATTGTAAGGAGATTGAGATGGAAATCCCTTTTGAACCGCCATTTTTTTGACAGTTGTGAGACCCTCATCGTTTCCTTAATCTTTG ATTCATGGTCTGTGAGCTATCTCCCATCTGTAATGGCTAGTGCAGTCATGTTACAAGTTGCAAAAGAAGTTGATCCATTAAGAGTATTAGATTTCGAGAAAGAGATTATGGATATTCTTAAAACCAACAAG GGAAAGGTTGATGATTGCGGGAAACTCATACGGGTACCATTAAGCTTGAATCTTCGTAAACGCAAATACAATCCCATTCCCAGCAGCCCGAGTTGCGTGATAACTTCATGTTTCAGCTCTAATGATAGCTCGAATGATTCTTGGACTGTTGCATCTTCTGAAACTACTACAATGAAGAAGAACAGAGCTGATGAAGAAATGAAGTAA